One window of the Dermacentor andersoni chromosome 10, qqDerAnde1_hic_scaffold, whole genome shotgun sequence genome contains the following:
- the LOC126543598 gene encoding pancreatic triacylglycerol lipase-like: MVALPVRIGAVVFLCNLVGAGITEHATKLLRRTLGGTPSVSSKCMRGLGCFENDDIFYHVIHRPINVLPDDRERISTRFLLFTKRNPNEPELLSADGMVGPVEDSFFNGSLKTKVIVHGFMDSQEVGKWMVIMKDEFLKHDDYNVIVVDWSRGNGPPYTKATANTRVVGAELALLISTLQNATDASPADFHIIGHSLGAQIAGYAGERIDKIGRITGLDPAGPYFFHMPPAVRLDPTDAAFVDVIHSDASLPFSIVANLGFGIDQLVGHVDFYPNNGNRQPGCRMQHINSLLLEGMLESVRRLAACDHQRSVDYFIATINRRLCLPVGVACRSWEEFTAGRCGGCASGRGRCAVMGFLADKVRRLPRRSGDRTRGNSAKLYLKTDPDPPYCLFQYQIIVKTTKSVPLWDLFGDVQLTLPGVDQKIAIRMHKSPHSMKPGVKYTSLLTTKKRLFDVHNVTFHWKSLVGRRADSESLGPVPRILYFKIRPLDMHVLSKRTRRTETWRFCRSGVKGIPLVPGELVLEPQEQCGDDDDEVEL, from the exons ATGGTGGCCTTACCCGTGCGCATAGGTGCGGTCGTTTTCCTGTGCAACCTGGTCGGAGCCGGAATCACGGAGCACGCCACCAAGCTGCTGCGTCGAACGC TGGGCGGGACGCCCTCCGTGTCGAGCAAGTGCATGCGTGGCCTCGGGTGCTTCGAGAACGACGACATCTTCTACCACGTGATCCACCGGCCCATCAACGTGCTGCCCGATGACCGCGAGCGCATCAGCACCCGGTTCCTGCTGTTCACCAAGCGCAACCCGAACGAACCGGAGCTGCTGAGTGCCGACGGCATGGTGGGGCCCGTTGAGGACTCCTTCTTCAACGGCTCGCTCAAGACCAAGGTCATCGTGCATGGTTTCATGGACTCGCAGGAGGTTGGCAAGTGGATGGTC ATCATGAAGGACGAGTTTCTGAAGCATGATGACTACAACGTGATCGTGGTCGACTGGAGCCGAGGCAACGGGCCCCCGTACACAAAGGCGACGGCCAACACAAGAGTGGTGGGGGCCGAGCTCGCGCTGCTCATATCAACCCTGCAG AATGCGACCGATGCCTCTCCAGCGGACTTCCACATCATTGGCCACAGCCTCGGTGCACAGATAGCTGGGTACGCCGGCGAGCGCATCGACAAGATTGGAAGGATTACTG GATTGGACCCCGCCGGGCCGTACTTCTTCCACATGCCGCCCGCCGTGCGGCTAGATCCCACCGACGCAGCCTTTGTCGACGTGATCCACTCCGACGCAAGCCTGCCGTTCAGCATCGTCGCGAACCTCG GCTTCGGGATCGATCAGTTGGTCGGTCATGTGGATTTCTACCCGAACAATGGCAACCGGCAGCCAGGCTGTCGCATGCAGCACATCAACAGCCTGCTCCTGGAAGGCATGCTGGAGAGCGTTCGACGCCTCGCAGCCTGCGACCACCAGAGATCGGTGGACTACTTCATCGCCACTATCAACAGGAGGCTATGCCTGCCCGTCGGTGTGGCCTGCAG GTCTTGGGAAGAATTCACGGCTGGACGCTGCGGTGGCTGTGCCTCGGGTCGGGGTCGTTGTGCCGTCATGGGCTTTCTTGCCGACAAAGTGCGGAGGCTGCCTCGAAGGAGCGGTGATCGTACTCGGGGAAATAGCGCCAAGCTTTATCTAAAGACGGACCCGGACCCACCGTACTGCC TGTTTCAGTACCAAATAATCGTGAAGACCACAAAATCTGTGCCACTGTGGGATCTCTTTGGCGACGTCCAGTTGACGCTCCCAGGAGTGGACCAAAAAATTGCTATCCGGATGCACAAAAG TCCACATAGCATGAAGCCCGGTGTGAAGTACACCTCACTTCTCACCACAAAGAAGAGGCTCTTCGACGTGCACAACGTGACGTTCCACTGGAAATCACTCGTGGGTCGACGGGCGGACAGCGAGAGCCTGGGGCCCGTACCACGTATCCTGTACTTCAAAATTCGGCCGCTAGACATGCACGTTCTTTCGAAAAG GACCAGGCGAACCGAGACGTGGAGGTTCTGCAGGAGTGGCGTCAAAGGAATACCGCTCGTCCCCGGAGAGCTCGTTCTCGAGCCTCAGGAGCAAtgcggagacgacgacgacgaagtggagCTTTGA